A genomic stretch from Amia ocellicauda isolate fAmiCal2 chromosome 23, fAmiCal2.hap1, whole genome shotgun sequence includes:
- the cox7a2l gene encoding cytochrome c oxidase subunit 7A2-like, mitochondrial, with protein MYYKFSGFTQRLTGSAPTTAYSPQGLRPGVPAEPPTMIFATPTKVVSQAGEAAQYLGINKVPDLQRLFQISDGVPVHLKRGVPDKLLYRTTMALTIGGTLYCLVALYMAAQPRKK; from the exons atgtattacaaattcAGCGGATTTACACAGAGACTGACGGGATCGGCGCCGACGACCGCCTACAGCCCCCAG GGACTGAGACCGGGCGTCCCCGCTGAGCCCCCGACCATGATCTTCGCCACCCCGACCAAAGTGGTGTCCCAGGCGGGAGAGGCTGCCCAGTATTTAGGCATCAACAAAGTGCCCGACTTGCAGAGGCTGTTTCAG ATATCCGACGGCGTGCCAGTGCACCTGAAGCGGGGCGTCCCAGACAAGCTGCTGTACCGGACCACCATGGCGCTGACGATCGGGGGGACGCTGTACTGCCTGGTCGCGCTCTACATGGCCGCCCAGCCGCGCAAAAAGTGA
- the kcng3 gene encoding potassium voltage-gated channel subfamily G member 3 yields the protein MKFGKSICILNVGGTKYAFPRDVIKDFPLRRVSRLHSCASEKEVLEVCDDYDRERNEFFFDRHSEAFGFIMLYVKSGKLRFVPQMCELSFYNEMLYWGLESSHLEFCCQRRLDDRMSETYTYYSEEDPKTEDELRAEEELESPGRGSTKWLERMRRTFEEPTSSVAAQILASVSVIFVIVSMVILCASTLPDWKTAENNSVEEHRYTDTLMDPSGIIEAVCIGWFTAECIVRFIVSKDKCEFVRRPLNIIDLLAITPYYISVLMTVLTGENSQLQRAGVTLRVLRMMRIFWVIKLARHFLGLQTLGLTLKRCYREMVMLLVFICVAMAIFGALSQLLEHGLDLEMGNEDYASIPAACWWVIISMTTVGYGDMYPITMPGRVLGGVCVVSGIVLLALPITFIYHSFVQCYHELKFRSARCSRSLSAEFLN from the exons ATGAAGTTTGGAAAGAGCATCTGCATCTTGAATGTGGGTGGCACCAAGTACGCGTTCCCCAGGGACGTGATCAAGGATTTCCCCCTGAGGAGAGTGAGCCGGCTGCACAGCTGCGCGTCGGAGAAAGAGGTGCTGGAGGTCTGCGACGACTACGACCGGGAGAGGAACGAGTTTTTCTTCGACCGGCACTCGGAGGCGTTTGGCTTCATCATGCTCTACGTGAAGTCCGGCAAGCTGCGCTTCGTGCCGCAGATGTGCGAGCTCTCCTTCTACAACGAGATGCTCTACTGGGGGCTGGAGAGCTCGCACCTGGAGTTCTGCTGCCAGCGGCGCCTGGACGACAGGATGTCGGAGACCTACACCTACTACTCCGAGGAGGACCCCAAAACGGAGGACGAGCTGAGGGCCGAGGAGGAGCTGGAGAGCCCGGGTAGGGGGAGCACCAAGTGGCTGGAAAGGATGCGCAGGACCTTTGAGGAGCCCACCTCGTCCGTGGCGGCGCAGATCCTGGCCTCAGTGTCCGTGATTTTCGTGATTGTGTCCATGGTGATACTGTGCGCCAGCACCTTGCCGGACTGGAAGACCGCCGAGAATAACAGCGTGGAGGAGCACAGGTACACAGACACATTAATGGATCCATCAGG GATCATCGAGGCGGTGTGCATCGGCTGGTTCACGGCGGAGTGCATCGTGCGCTTCATCGTGTCCAAGGACAAGTGCGAGTTCGTGCGGCGGCCCCTGAACATCATCGACCTGCTGGCCATCACGCCCTACTACATCTCGGTGCTGATGACCGTGCTGACGGGCGAGAATTCGCAGCTGCAGCGCGCTGGCGTCACCCTGCGGGTGCTGCGCATGATGCGCATCTTCTGGGTCATCAAGCTGGCGCGCCACTTCCTGGGGCTGCAGACGCTGGGCCTGACACTGAAACGCTGCTACCGGGAGATGGTGATGCTCCTGGTGTTCATCTGCGTGGCCATGGCCATCTTCGGAGCGCTGTCGCAGCTGCTGGAGCACGGCCTGGACCTGGAGATGGGCAACGAGGACTACGCCAGCATCCCTGCCGCCTGCTGGTGGGTTATTATCTCCATGACCACCGTTGGCTATGGAGACATGTACCCCATCACCATGCCCGGGAGGGTGCTGGGAGGGGTCTGTGTGGTCAGTGGCATCGTCCTCCTGGCACTGCCCATCACCTTCATCTACCACAGCTTCGTCCAGTGCTATCACGAACTCAAGTTCCGCTCGGCCCGGTGCAGCCGGAGCCTGTCGGCCGAGTTCCTAAACTGA